A genome region from Pseudomonas helmanticensis includes the following:
- a CDS encoding ABC transporter permease, with translation MFPESFTFSIADWVNGWVDSLVTNYGDVFRHISDTLLWAIVNLEGLLRAAPWWLMLAIVGVVAWHATRKVVTTAVIVGLLFLVGAVGLWDKLMQTLALMMVATIISVLIGIPLGILSARSNRLRSVLMPLLDIMQTMPSFVYLIPVLMLFGLGKVPAIFATVIYAAPPLIRLTDLGIRQVDGEVMEAINAFGANRWQQLFGVQLPLALPSIMAGINQTTMMALSMVVIASMIGARGLGEDVLVGIQTLNVGRGLEAGLAIVILAVVIDRITQAYGRPRHEVSK, from the coding sequence ATGTTTCCCGAGAGCTTTACCTTTTCCATCGCCGACTGGGTCAACGGTTGGGTCGATTCACTGGTCACCAACTACGGTGATGTGTTCCGTCATATCTCCGACACCCTGCTGTGGGCCATCGTCAACCTCGAAGGCTTGCTGCGTGCGGCGCCGTGGTGGTTGATGCTGGCGATCGTCGGTGTGGTCGCCTGGCACGCCACGCGCAAGGTGGTGACCACAGCGGTCATCGTCGGTCTGTTGTTCCTCGTCGGCGCTGTCGGCTTGTGGGACAAACTCATGCAGACGCTGGCGCTGATGATGGTCGCGACGATCATTTCGGTGCTGATCGGCATCCCGCTGGGGATTCTCTCGGCACGCAGCAATCGCCTGCGTTCGGTGCTGATGCCGCTGCTCGACATCATGCAAACCATGCCAAGTTTCGTGTACCTGATTCCGGTGCTGATGCTGTTCGGTCTGGGCAAGGTGCCGGCGATTTTCGCTACCGTGATCTACGCCGCACCGCCGCTGATTCGCCTGACCGATCTGGGCATTCGCCAGGTTGACGGCGAAGTGATGGAAGCCATTAATGCGTTCGGCGCCAACCGCTGGCAGCAACTGTTCGGCGTGCAATTGCCGCTGGCCCTGCCGAGCATCATGGCCGGGATCAACCAGACCACCATGATGGCCCTGTCGATGGTGGTGATCGCCTCGATGATCGGCGCCCGTGGCCTGGGTGAAGATGTGTTGGTGGGGATTCAGACCCTCAACGTCGGACGTGGTCTTGAGGCCGGTCTGGCGATCGTGATTCTCGCAGTGGTCATCGACCGCATTACTCAGGCGTACGGTCGGCCACGGCACGAGGTGAGCAAATGA
- the hutH gene encoding histidine ammonia-lyase — protein MSQAEKIVITGDHLRWQDVVAVARHGARLELSSDTWARIENAQGIVQRIVESGERAYGVNTGLGGLSNVSLKDEQLSQLSRNTLLSHACGVGPVLADEQTRAIICAAIHNYSHGKSGIHRRVVEALLALLNRGITPQVPSQGSVGYLTHMAHIGITLLGVGNVSYRGQITSAQQALAEEGLQPVQLGAKDGLCLVNGTPCMTGLSCLAIADATRLVQWADVIGAMSFEAQRGQIDAFDAEIIALKPHPGMQHVGINLRAMLDGSEVIASSKGIRTQDALSIRSIPQVHGAARDQLEHAIKQVEAELNGCTDNPLLLGTPDNFRVMSQANPHGQSVAMAADLLAIAMAEIGSIAERRLDRLVNPHVSGLPAFLVANPGVNSGMMIVQYVAASLCAENRQLAQPAVLDNYITSGLQEDHLSMGTNAALKLHRALENCTQILAIEYLLAAQAFEFLKEQRFGVGTDRAWRLLRETVPAYDQDRWLAPDIAAAASVLKTPDLLNNVLSNLH, from the coding sequence ATGTCCCAGGCTGAAAAAATCGTTATCACCGGCGATCATCTGCGTTGGCAGGACGTGGTCGCCGTCGCCCGTCACGGTGCTCGACTTGAGCTGTCGAGCGACACCTGGGCGCGCATCGAAAACGCGCAAGGCATCGTCCAGCGCATCGTCGAAAGCGGCGAGCGCGCCTATGGCGTCAACACCGGCCTGGGCGGTTTGTCCAACGTCTCGCTCAAAGATGAACAGCTCAGCCAGCTCTCGCGCAACACTTTACTCAGCCATGCCTGCGGCGTCGGCCCGGTACTCGCCGACGAGCAGACCCGCGCGATTATCTGCGCCGCTATTCACAATTACAGTCACGGCAAATCCGGCATCCACCGGCGGGTCGTCGAAGCGCTGCTGGCGCTGCTCAATCGCGGCATTACTCCACAGGTGCCATCGCAAGGCTCGGTCGGTTACCTGACGCACATGGCGCACATCGGCATCACGCTGCTGGGCGTCGGCAATGTCAGCTATCGCGGGCAGATCACCTCGGCGCAACAGGCGCTGGCCGAAGAAGGCCTGCAACCGGTGCAACTCGGCGCGAAAGACGGCTTGTGCCTGGTCAACGGCACGCCGTGCATGACCGGCCTCAGCTGTCTGGCGATTGCCGACGCGACGCGTCTGGTGCAATGGGCCGACGTCATCGGCGCGATGAGTTTCGAAGCCCAGCGCGGCCAGATCGATGCATTCGACGCTGAAATCATCGCGCTGAAACCACACCCGGGCATGCAGCACGTAGGTATCAATTTGCGCGCGATGCTCGATGGCAGCGAAGTGATCGCGTCGAGCAAAGGCATTCGCACTCAGGATGCGCTGAGCATTCGTTCGATCCCGCAGGTGCACGGTGCTGCCCGCGATCAATTGGAACATGCGATCAAACAGGTCGAAGCCGAACTCAATGGCTGTACCGATAACCCGCTGTTGTTGGGGACACCGGACAATTTCCGGGTGATGTCGCAAGCCAACCCGCACGGCCAATCGGTGGCGATGGCGGCGGACCTGCTGGCGATTGCCATGGCCGAAATCGGCTCGATCGCCGAGCGTCGCCTCGATCGTCTGGTCAACCCGCACGTCAGTGGTTTGCCGGCGTTTCTGGTGGCCAATCCAGGGGTGAATTCCGGGATGATGATCGTCCAATACGTCGCCGCATCGTTGTGTGCGGAAAACCGTCAATTGGCGCAGCCGGCGGTGCTCGACAACTACATCACTTCCGGCCTGCAGGAAGACCATCTGAGCATGGGCACCAACGCCGCGCTGAAGCTGCATCGCGCGCTGGAAAACTGCACGCAGATCCTCGCGATCGAATATCTGCTGGCGGCGCAGGCGTTTGAATTCCTTAAGGAACAGCGCTTTGGCGTGGGCACTGACCGCGCATGGCGACTGCTGCGCGAAACGGTTCCGGCCTACGATCAGGATCGCTGGCTGGCGCCGGATATCGCCGCTGCCGCGAGCGTGTTGAAAACCCCGGATTTGCTGAACAACGTTCTATCGAATTTGCACTGA
- the pip gene encoding prolyl aminopeptidase, with protein MQTLFPQIKPHARHDLAVDDTHTLYVDESGSPEGLPVVFIHGGPGAGCDAQSRRYFDPNLYRIVTFDQRGCGRSTPHASLENNTTWDLVADLERIRKHLGIDKWVLFGGSWGSTLALAYAQTHPERVHGLILRGIFLCRPQEIEWFYQAGASRLFPDYWQDYIAPIPLDERDDLLSAFHKRLTGNDQIAQMHAAKAWSTWEGRTATLRPNPLVVDRFSEPQRALSIARIECHYFTNNAFLEPNQLIRDMGKIAHLPGVIIHGRYDVICPLDNAWELHQAWPNSELQVIRDAGHAASEPGITDALVRAASNMARRLLDLPPEEA; from the coding sequence ATGCAGACTTTGTTTCCGCAGATCAAACCTCACGCCCGGCACGATCTGGCTGTCGATGACACCCACACGCTGTACGTCGACGAAAGCGGTTCACCGGAGGGTTTGCCGGTGGTGTTCATCCACGGCGGCCCCGGCGCCGGTTGCGACGCCCAGAGCCGGCGTTATTTCGATCCGAACCTGTATCGCATTGTTACCTTCGACCAGCGCGGTTGCGGGCGCTCCACGCCGCACGCCAGCCTGGAAAACAACACCACCTGGGATCTGGTCGCCGACCTTGAGCGCATCCGCAAACATCTGGGCATCGACAAATGGGTGCTGTTCGGCGGCTCGTGGGGCTCGACCCTGGCGCTGGCTTACGCACAAACCCACCCTGAGCGTGTCCACGGTCTGATCCTGCGCGGGATCTTTCTCTGCCGTCCGCAGGAAATCGAATGGTTCTATCAGGCTGGCGCCAGCCGTCTGTTCCCCGATTACTGGCAGGACTACATCGCACCGATCCCGCTGGACGAGCGCGACGACCTGCTCAGCGCTTTCCACAAACGCCTGACCGGCAACGACCAGATCGCCCAGATGCATGCAGCCAAAGCCTGGTCGACCTGGGAAGGGCGCACCGCGACCCTGCGGCCGAACCCGCTGGTGGTCGATCGCTTCTCCGAGCCGCAGCGCGCATTGTCGATCGCGCGGATCGAATGTCACTACTTCACCAACAACGCCTTCCTTGAGCCGAACCAGTTGATTCGCGACATGGGCAAAATCGCCCATCTGCCGGGGGTGATCATTCACGGTCGTTACGACGTGATCTGCCCGCTCGACAACGCCTGGGAACTGCATCAAGCCTGGCCGAACAGCGAGCTGCAGGTAATCCGCGATGCCGGCCACGCGGCGTCGGAACCGGGTATCACCGATGCGTTGGTGCGCGCCGCGAGCAACATGGCCCGGCGCCTGCTCGATCTGCCGCCCGAAGAAGCATGA
- a CDS encoding glucan biosynthesis protein G, which yields MIVSPCNAAKLSAKRVRSALVAGSALLCLLSAGQLWAFNLDDVSAKAKELAGQKFEAPRSNLPNEFRDMKFADYQKIRFLTEKAEWADQKTPFKLSFYHQGMHFDTPVKINEITANTVEEIKYDPSRFDFGDLKFDPKATEQLGYAGFRVLYPINKADKQDEIMTMLGASYFRVVGKGHTYGLSARGLAIDTALPSGEEFPRFREFWIQQPKPGDKHLVIFALLDSPRATGAYRLILRPGSDTIVDVKAQMFLRDKVGKLGIAPLTSMFLFGANQPSKVLNYRRELHDSSGLSIHAGNGEWIWRPLNNPKHLAVSNFSIENPRGFGLLQRGRDFSHYEDLDDRYDKRPSAWIEPKGEWGKGTVDLVEIPTADETNDNIVAFWSPEKMPEPGQPLDFAYRMHWTMDEAAIHAPDSAWVSQTLRSTGDVKQSNLIRQPDGSVAYLVDFEGPSLAALTPDADVRSQVSVGDNAELVENSVRYNPETKGWRLTLRMKIKDAGKSTEMRAALVQPVVTADLAKSVPASNSSVAKADKVAAKQQEKLDKEAKAAEAKQADAKPAADAKDKANKDAKQPVAADAAPATPESAPTEEVLTETWSYQLPADE from the coding sequence GTGATTGTTAGTCCCTGTAATGCAGCAAAATTGTCTGCCAAACGCGTGCGAAGTGCCCTGGTAGCGGGTTCGGCGCTCCTGTGCCTGCTCAGCGCCGGTCAGCTTTGGGCGTTCAATCTTGACGATGTATCGGCCAAGGCTAAAGAGCTGGCCGGGCAAAAATTCGAAGCCCCGCGCAGCAACCTGCCGAACGAATTCCGCGACATGAAATTCGCGGACTATCAGAAAATCCGCTTCCTCACCGAAAAGGCTGAGTGGGCTGATCAGAAGACCCCGTTCAAATTGTCCTTCTATCACCAGGGTATGCACTTCGATACACCGGTGAAAATCAACGAAATCACCGCGAACACCGTCGAAGAGATCAAATACGATCCGAGTCGCTTCGATTTCGGCGACCTGAAATTCGATCCGAAAGCCACCGAACAACTGGGTTATGCCGGTTTCCGTGTGCTGTACCCGATCAACAAGGCCGACAAGCAAGACGAAATCATGACCATGCTCGGCGCGAGCTACTTCCGCGTCGTTGGCAAGGGTCATACCTACGGTCTGTCGGCCCGTGGTCTGGCGATCGATACCGCGCTGCCGTCGGGCGAAGAATTCCCGCGTTTCCGCGAGTTCTGGATTCAACAGCCGAAGCCGGGCGACAAGCATCTGGTGATCTTCGCCTTGCTCGATTCGCCACGCGCCACCGGTGCCTATCGTCTGATCCTGCGTCCGGGCAGCGACACCATTGTCGACGTCAAAGCGCAGATGTTCCTGCGTGACAAGGTCGGCAAACTGGGCATCGCGCCGCTGACCAGCATGTTCCTGTTCGGCGCCAACCAGCCGTCGAAAGTGCTCAACTACCGTCGTGAACTGCACGACTCCAGCGGTCTGTCGATCCATGCCGGCAACGGCGAGTGGATCTGGCGTCCACTGAACAACCCGAAACACCTGGCCGTCAGCAACTTCAGCATCGAGAACCCGCGTGGTTTCGGTCTGCTGCAACGTGGCCGCGACTTCAGCCACTACGAAGACCTCGACGATCGCTACGATAAGCGCCCAAGCGCCTGGATCGAGCCGAAGGGCGAGTGGGGCAAAGGCACCGTTGATCTGGTAGAGATTCCGACCGCTGACGAAACCAACGACAACATCGTTGCGTTCTGGAGCCCGGAAAAAATGCCGGAGCCGGGCCAGCCGCTGGACTTCGCTTACCGCATGCACTGGACCATGGACGAAGCGGCGATTCACGCGCCGGACAGCGCCTGGGTTTCGCAGACTTTGCGTTCGACCGGTGACGTCAAGCAATCGAACCTGATCCGTCAGCCGGACGGCAGCGTTGCCTACCTGGTCGATTTCGAAGGTCCATCGCTGGCCGCTCTGACGCCGGATGCCGACGTTCGCAGTCAGGTCAGCGTCGGCGACAACGCCGAGCTGGTTGAAAACAGCGTGCGCTACAACCCGGAAACCAAGGGCTGGCGCTTGACCCTGCGGATGAAAATCAAGGACGCGGGCAAGTCGACCGAAATGCGTGCTGCCCTGGTTCAGCCAGTCGTGACCGCTGATCTGGCGAAATCGGTGCCGGCGTCCAACTCGTCCGTCGCCAAGGCCGACAAGGTTGCCGCCAAGCAACAAGAGAAACTCGACAAGGAAGCCAAGGCAGCCGAGGCCAAACAAGCCGACGCCAAGCCAGCAGCAGATGCCAAGGACAAGGCCAACAAAGACGCCAAGCAGCCAGTTGCTGCCGACGCGGCCCCAGCCACACCGGAATCGGCACCGACTGAAGAAGTCCTGACCGAGACCTGGAGCTATCAGTTGCCTGCCGATGAGTAA
- the hutI gene encoding imidazolonepropionase, whose protein sequence is MKTLWQHCHVATMAQGVYSIIEDAAIVTSGALIEWIGPRNQLPSGEYPAVNDLQGAWVTPGLIDCHTHTVFGGNRSGEFEKRLQGVSYAEIAASGGGIASTVRATREATEDELFASAAKRLKSLIRDGVTTVEMKSGYGLDLVNERKILRVIRRLQKELPISVRSTCLAAHALPPEYKDRADDYIELICSEMLPALAAEGLVDAVDAFCEYLAFSPEQVERVFIAAHKLGLPVKLHAEQLSSLHGSSLAARYKALSADHLEFMDEADAMAMAKSDTVAVLLPGAFYFLRETQLPPMDALRKHRVKIAIASDLNPGTSPALSLRLMLNMACTCFRMTPEEALAGATIHAAQALGMADTHGSLEVGKVADFVAWHIDRPADLAYWLGGDLDKRVVRHGVESSL, encoded by the coding sequence GTGAAAACCCTCTGGCAACACTGCCACGTCGCAACCATGGCGCAGGGCGTCTACTCGATCATCGAAGATGCGGCCATCGTGACGTCCGGTGCGCTCATCGAGTGGATCGGCCCGCGCAATCAATTGCCGTCCGGCGAATACCCGGCGGTCAATGATCTGCAAGGCGCGTGGGTCACCCCCGGCCTGATCGACTGCCACACCCACACGGTGTTCGGCGGCAACCGCAGCGGCGAATTTGAAAAACGTCTGCAAGGCGTCAGCTATGCCGAAATCGCAGCGTCCGGCGGCGGCATTGCCAGCACCGTGCGTGCGACGCGTGAAGCCACTGAAGACGAGTTGTTCGCCAGCGCCGCCAAACGCCTGAAAAGCCTGATACGCGACGGCGTCACCACGGTGGAAATGAAGTCCGGCTACGGCCTCGATCTGGTCAACGAACGCAAAATCCTTCGTGTCATTCGACGCTTGCAGAAAGAGTTGCCGATCAGCGTGCGCAGCACCTGTCTGGCCGCCCACGCGCTGCCGCCGGAATACAAGGATCGCGCCGACGACTACATCGAGCTGATCTGCAGCGAGATGCTGCCGGCGCTGGCTGCCGAAGGTCTGGTCGATGCCGTGGATGCATTCTGCGAATACCTGGCGTTCTCCCCGGAACAGGTCGAGCGGGTGTTTATTGCCGCGCATAAACTCGGTTTACCGGTGAAGCTGCACGCCGAGCAATTATCGTCACTGCATGGCTCCAGCCTTGCCGCGCGCTATAAGGCGTTGTCCGCCGATCACCTGGAATTCATGGACGAGGCTGACGCCATGGCCATGGCCAAGTCCGACACCGTCGCGGTGCTGCTGCCGGGCGCGTTCTACTTCCTGCGTGAAACCCAGCTGCCGCCGATGGACGCCCTGCGCAAGCACAGGGTGAAAATCGCCATCGCCAGCGACCTCAATCCCGGCACCTCGCCGGCGCTGTCGTTGCGGCTGATGTTGAACATGGCGTGCACCTGTTTCCGCATGACCCCGGAAGAAGCCTTGGCCGGCGCGACGATTCACGCCGCGCAAGCGCTGGGCATGGCTGATACCCACGGCTCGCTGGAAGTCGGCAAGGTCGCGGATTTCGTTGCCTGGCACATCGATCGTCCGGCGGATCTGGCCTATTGGCTGGGTGGTGATCTGGACAAACGCGTCGTCCGTCACGGCGTCGAATCAAGTCTGTAG
- the hutH gene encoding histidine ammonia-lyase has translation MTALNLIPGQLTLAQLRDVFQNPVKLTLDNSASAQIEASVACVEQILAENRTAYGINTGFGLLASTRIASEDLENLQRSLVLSHAAGVGVPISDELVRLIMVLKVNSLSRGFSGIRRVVIDALIALINAEVYPHIPLKGSVGASGDLAPLAHMSLVLLGEGKARYKGEWMEAVEALKVAGLTPLTLAAKEGLALLNGTQVSTAFALRGLFEGEDLFAGALALGGLTVEAVLGSRSPFDARIHAARGQKGQIDAAAAYRDLLGERSEVSDSHQNCEKVQDPYSLRCQPQVMGACLTQFRQAAEVLVVEANAVSDNPLVFAAEGDVISGGNFHAEPVAMAADNMALAIAEIGSLSERRISLMMDKHMSQLPPFLVANGGVNSGFMIAQVTAAALASENKALSHPHSVDSLPTSANQEDHVSMAPAAGKRLWEMAENTRGILAVEWLAAVQGLDLRNGLKTSPKLEQARAILRKEVPFYEKDRFFAPDINAATELLASRCLTELVPAKLLPSL, from the coding sequence ATGACTGCGCTGAACCTGATTCCCGGCCAACTGACCCTGGCCCAACTGCGTGACGTCTTCCAGAATCCGGTCAAGTTGACTCTCGACAACAGCGCCTCGGCGCAGATCGAAGCCAGCGTTGCCTGCGTCGAGCAGATCCTCGCCGAGAACCGCACCGCCTACGGCATCAACACGGGTTTCGGCCTGTTGGCGTCGACGCGCATCGCCAGCGAAGATCTCGAGAACCTGCAGCGCTCGCTGGTGTTGTCCCACGCCGCCGGCGTTGGCGTGCCGATCAGCGATGAGCTGGTGCGGCTGATCATGGTGCTCAAGGTCAACAGCCTCAGCCGTGGTTTTTCCGGTATCCGTCGCGTGGTGATCGATGCGCTGATTGCGCTGATCAACGCCGAGGTTTATCCGCACATTCCTCTGAAAGGTTCGGTGGGGGCTTCCGGCGATCTGGCACCGTTGGCGCACATGTCGCTGGTGCTGCTGGGTGAGGGCAAGGCGCGCTACAAGGGCGAGTGGATGGAGGCGGTTGAAGCGCTGAAAGTCGCTGGTCTGACGCCGCTGACACTGGCGGCTAAAGAAGGTCTTGCGCTGCTCAACGGTACTCAGGTTTCCACCGCGTTTGCCCTGCGTGGTTTGTTTGAAGGTGAAGATCTGTTCGCTGGCGCATTGGCGCTGGGCGGCCTTACCGTCGAAGCCGTATTGGGCTCGCGTTCACCGTTCGACGCACGCATTCACGCGGCGCGTGGCCAGAAAGGTCAGATTGATGCTGCTGCCGCTTATCGTGATCTGCTCGGTGAGCGCAGCGAAGTCTCCGACTCGCACCAGAACTGCGAGAAGGTTCAGGATCCGTACTCGCTGCGCTGCCAGCCGCAAGTCATGGGCGCTTGCCTGACCCAGTTCCGTCAGGCCGCTGAAGTGCTGGTCGTCGAAGCCAACGCGGTTTCCGATAACCCGCTGGTGTTCGCGGCTGAAGGTGACGTGATTTCCGGCGGCAACTTCCACGCCGAACCAGTGGCCATGGCCGCTGACAACATGGCGCTGGCCATCGCCGAAATCGGCTCGCTGAGCGAACGCCGCATTTCGCTGATGATGGACAAGCACATGTCGCAGCTGCCGCCGTTCCTCGTCGCCAATGGCGGCGTCAACTCCGGCTTTATGATTGCGCAGGTCACCGCTGCGGCACTGGCCAGCGAGAACAAAGCGTTGTCGCATCCGCATTCGGTCGACAGCCTGCCTACCTCGGCCAACCAGGAAGACCACGTGTCGATGGCCCCGGCGGCTGGCAAGCGTCTGTGGGAAATGGCCGAGAACACCCGCGGGATTCTCGCGGTGGAATGGCTGGCGGCGGTGCAGGGCCTGGACCTTCGTAACGGTCTGAAGACTTCGCCGAAGCTCGAGCAGGCGCGGGCGATTCTGCGCAAGGAAGTGCCGTTCTATGAGAAGGACCGCTTCTTTGCGCCGGACATTAACGCGGCGACTGAGCTGTTGGCTTCGCGCTGCCTGACCGAGCTGGTTCCGGCGAAGCTTTTGCCTAGCCTTTAA
- a CDS encoding quaternary amine ABC transporter ATP-binding protein gives MSNATVSKIEVKNVFKIFGNRAKDALAMVGQGKTKDQVLSETGCVVGVNDLSLSIGTGEIFVIMGLSGSGKSTLVRHFNRLIDPTSGAILVDGVDILQYDMDALREFRRHKISMVFQSFGLLPHKTVLDNVAYGLKVRGESKQMCSERALHWINTVGLKGYENKYPHQLSGGMRQRVGLARALAADTDIILMDEAFSALDPLIRAEMQDQLLELQKTLHKTIVFITHDLDEAVRIGNRIAILKDGKLIQVGTPREILHSPADEYVDRFVQRRAAVV, from the coding sequence ATGAGCAACGCAACCGTGAGCAAGATCGAAGTCAAAAACGTCTTCAAGATTTTCGGCAACCGCGCCAAGGACGCACTGGCCATGGTCGGCCAGGGCAAGACCAAGGATCAGGTGCTGAGCGAAACCGGATGCGTGGTTGGTGTGAACGACCTGTCGCTGAGCATCGGCACCGGCGAGATCTTCGTTATCATGGGGCTGTCCGGTTCCGGCAAATCAACCTTGGTGCGTCACTTCAATCGGCTGATCGACCCGACCAGCGGCGCGATCCTCGTCGACGGCGTGGACATCCTGCAATACGACATGGACGCCCTGCGCGAATTTCGCCGGCACAAGATCAGCATGGTGTTCCAGAGCTTCGGCCTGCTGCCGCACAAGACCGTGTTGGATAACGTCGCCTACGGCCTGAAAGTACGTGGCGAGAGCAAGCAAATGTGCTCGGAACGTGCGCTGCACTGGATCAACACCGTGGGCCTGAAGGGCTACGAAAACAAATACCCGCACCAGCTCTCCGGCGGCATGCGCCAGCGTGTTGGTTTGGCTCGGGCCTTGGCGGCGGACACCGACATCATTCTGATGGACGAAGCGTTCAGTGCGCTTGACCCGCTGATCCGCGCCGAGATGCAGGACCAGTTGCTGGAGCTGCAAAAGACGTTGCACAAGACCATCGTCTTCATCACTCACGACCTGGATGAGGCGGTGCGCATTGGTAACCGCATTGCGATTCTCAAGGACGGGAAGTTGATACAGGTCGGCACGCCGCGCGAGATTCTGCATTCGCCGGCGGATGAGTACGTTGACCGGTTTGTGCAGCGGCGGGCGGCGGTGGTTTAG
- the hutG gene encoding N-formylglutamate deformylase encodes MDKVLNFKQGRVPLLISMPHAGVRLTPAVEAGLIADAKSLPDTDWHIPQLYDFAEELGASTLAAEYSRFVIDLNRPSDDKPLYAGATTGLYPATLFDGIPLFREGHEPSKEERATYLEQIWTPYHRTLQEELARLKAEFGYALLFDAHSIRSIIPHLFDGKLPDFNLGTFNGASCDPQLASQLEAICAGHSHYSHVLNGRFKGGHITRHYGNPAENIHAVQLELGQCTYMEEFEPFRYRADLAEPTRVVLKELLQGYLAWGEKHYRG; translated from the coding sequence GTGGATAAGGTTCTGAACTTCAAACAAGGTCGCGTGCCGCTGCTGATCAGCATGCCGCATGCCGGCGTACGCCTGACGCCGGCGGTGGAAGCCGGGTTGATCGCCGATGCGAAAAGCCTGCCGGACACCGATTGGCACATTCCGCAGCTGTACGACTTCGCCGAAGAGCTGGGCGCGAGCACGTTGGCGGCTGAGTACTCGCGGTTTGTCATCGACTTGAATCGTCCGTCCGACGATAAACCGCTCTACGCCGGGGCGACGACCGGGCTGTATCCGGCGACGTTGTTCGATGGCATTCCGTTGTTCCGCGAAGGGCACGAGCCTTCGAAGGAAGAACGCGCGACGTATCTGGAGCAGATCTGGACGCCGTATCACCGCACCCTGCAAGAAGAGTTGGCGCGATTGAAGGCCGAGTTTGGTTACGCGCTGCTGTTCGATGCGCACTCGATTCGTTCGATCATTCCGCACCTGTTTGACGGCAAGCTGCCGGACTTCAACCTTGGCACCTTTAATGGCGCCAGTTGTGATCCGCAACTGGCCAGTCAGCTCGAAGCAATCTGCGCTGGCCACAGCCACTACAGCCATGTGCTCAACGGCCGCTTCAAGGGCGGCCACATCACTCGCCATTACGGTAATCCGGCGGAGAACATTCATGCCGTGCAACTGGAACTGGGCCAGTGCACCTACATGGAAGAGTTCGAACCGTTCCGCTATCGCGCAGATCTGGCGGAGCCAACGCGGGTGGTGTTGAAGGAGTTGTTGCAGGGCTATCTGGCCTGGGGCGAAAAACACTACCGCGGTTGA
- the dtd gene encoding D-aminoacyl-tRNA deacylase, translating to MKGLLQRVRGARVEVAGEVVGAVDHGLLVLVAVEPDDTRVSADKLLHKLLNYRVFSDAEGKMNLSLADVGGGLLLVSQFTLAADTKSGLRPSFSTAAPPALGEELFDYLLNRAKQVHGTVASGRFGADMQVHLVNDGPVTFLLQT from the coding sequence ATGAAGGGGCTTTTACAGCGCGTACGCGGTGCGCGAGTCGAGGTGGCAGGCGAAGTAGTGGGGGCGGTGGATCACGGTTTGCTGGTGCTGGTAGCGGTCGAACCCGACGACACGCGTGTCAGCGCCGACAAACTTCTGCATAAGCTGCTTAACTATCGTGTATTCAGCGACGCCGAGGGCAAGATGAATTTGTCTTTGGCGGATGTTGGCGGTGGGTTACTGCTGGTCTCTCAGTTCACCCTGGCTGCCGACACCAAAAGCGGGTTGCGACCGAGCTTTTCGACGGCGGCGCCTCCCGCGTTGGGCGAGGAGTTGTTCGACTATCTATTAAACAGAGCGAAACAGGTGCATGGCACTGTGGCATCAGGTAGATTCGGCGCCGATATGCAGGTGCATTTGGTCAACGATGGCCCGGTGACCTTTTTGTTACAGACCTGA